One segment of Stenotrophomonas sp. SAU14A_NAIMI4_8 DNA contains the following:
- a CDS encoding DUF3772 domain-containing protein, translating into MAGLLSFFRTILKRGPSLALLLCGALLLAAPVLAQDDDPTPKQQLASIEASLKDVERKRDAADAIETLAMLSETASQARRDAEALDKSLQPQLDQLNEQLSQLGPAPDGSTELPELAAQRRNLTRQRDALAASIAQAKASAVRAGQLATDIDKQRTAQRTEELGQKVDSPLSPSLWRKVAKQLPIDVARVMPLAEQGRDALAVALRKEGWSTPLLGLLAALVMMFPLRLWLRSLGRRFAASERAPDGRLRRSGLAMWLLLVGTLLPGYAVVVFIASLNAIGAIAPRLQTVAEGVQQATFAAAFIAALSACLLVPTRPSWRLLNLDDTAALKLRKYAWGAAALAWLSTVLVAIDRATRTSDVTTVALDGVIALTYLGLIMAMLVTLARLHRRQTAEAEAKLEAQADGQTVATPVRRGSWLVLARVAGNAAVVAAIIATLLGYVNFAKFVNQQLIGGTIVVMAAMLLFKFVDDFCTWLLNADSKVGQTILLSTGLSVSRLEQAGVLLSAMLRTLVVLIALLALAAPFGNIGTIVERIGSLANGIVINKDLTLQPGRIVTGVLVLLVGIGLTQLMQRWLTDTYLPKTELDLGARNSISTIAGYVGIILVGLWALTAMGLNLKNLALLVSALSVGIGFGLQAIIQNFVSGLILLAERPVKIGDWVKLGDQEGDIRRINVRSTEIQVGDKSTLIVPNSELITKTIRNMTMGNNQGRIQIQFAVPTSTDVAGLRQALLDAYGAHTSVLQQPAPSVYIDSIAGGQITFNSFAYVASPRQVYGTRSDLYFSLLQILAERDIPLSTPTDIHLVRDTPAE; encoded by the coding sequence GTGGCTGGCTTGCTTTCCTTCTTCCGAACGATCCTGAAACGTGGCCCGTCGCTGGCGCTGCTGTTGTGTGGTGCGCTGCTGCTGGCCGCGCCGGTGCTGGCCCAGGATGACGACCCCACGCCGAAGCAGCAGCTGGCCAGCATCGAGGCCAGTCTGAAGGATGTGGAGCGCAAGCGCGACGCCGCCGACGCCATTGAAACGCTGGCGATGCTGTCCGAAACCGCTTCGCAGGCGCGCCGCGATGCCGAGGCGCTGGACAAGAGTCTGCAGCCGCAGCTGGATCAGTTGAACGAGCAGCTGAGCCAGCTTGGTCCGGCGCCCGACGGCAGCACCGAGCTGCCCGAGCTGGCGGCACAGCGCCGTAACCTGACCCGCCAGCGCGATGCGCTTGCCGCGTCCATCGCCCAGGCCAAGGCCAGCGCCGTGCGCGCCGGCCAGTTGGCCACCGATATCGACAAGCAGCGCACCGCCCAGCGCACCGAGGAGCTGGGCCAGAAGGTGGATTCGCCGTTGTCGCCCTCGCTGTGGCGCAAGGTCGCCAAGCAGCTACCGATCGACGTTGCCCGGGTGATGCCGTTGGCCGAGCAGGGCCGAGATGCCTTGGCTGTCGCGCTGCGCAAGGAAGGCTGGAGCACGCCGCTGCTGGGCCTGCTGGCCGCGCTGGTGATGATGTTCCCGCTGCGCCTGTGGCTGCGTTCGCTCGGTCGACGTTTCGCCGCTTCCGAACGCGCCCCGGACGGGCGCCTGCGCCGTTCCGGCCTGGCCATGTGGTTGCTGCTGGTGGGCACCCTGTTGCCGGGCTACGCGGTGGTGGTGTTCATCGCTTCGTTGAACGCCATCGGCGCCATCGCCCCGCGACTGCAGACCGTGGCCGAAGGCGTGCAGCAGGCCACCTTCGCCGCCGCCTTCATTGCCGCGCTCAGTGCCTGCCTGCTGGTGCCCACGCGGCCCTCGTGGCGCTTGTTGAACCTGGATGACACCGCGGCGCTGAAACTGCGCAAGTACGCCTGGGGTGCGGCAGCGCTGGCCTGGCTGAGCACGGTGCTGGTGGCCATCGACCGCGCCACGCGCACCAGCGATGTGACCACGGTGGCGCTGGACGGTGTGATCGCGCTGACCTACCTGGGCCTGATCATGGCCATGCTGGTGACCCTGGCGCGCCTGCACCGCCGGCAGACCGCCGAAGCCGAAGCGAAGCTGGAAGCGCAGGCCGACGGCCAAACCGTGGCCACCCCGGTGCGGCGTGGCAGCTGGCTGGTGCTGGCCCGCGTGGCCGGCAACGCAGCGGTGGTGGCAGCGATCATCGCCACCCTGCTGGGCTACGTGAACTTCGCCAAGTTCGTGAACCAGCAACTGATCGGCGGCACCATCGTGGTGATGGCCGCCATGCTGCTGTTCAAGTTCGTCGATGACTTCTGCACCTGGCTGCTGAACGCCGACAGCAAGGTGGGCCAGACCATCCTGCTCAGCACCGGCCTGAGCGTGTCGCGGCTGGAGCAGGCCGGCGTGCTGCTGTCGGCGATGCTGCGTACCCTGGTGGTGCTGATCGCACTGCTGGCGCTGGCTGCGCCGTTCGGCAACATCGGCACGATCGTCGAGCGCATCGGCTCGCTGGCCAACGGCATCGTGATCAACAAGGACCTGACGCTGCAGCCGGGCCGCATCGTCACCGGTGTGCTGGTGCTGCTGGTGGGCATCGGCCTGACCCAGCTGATGCAGCGCTGGCTGACCGACACCTACCTGCCCAAGACCGAGCTGGACTTGGGCGCGCGCAATTCGATCAGCACGATTGCCGGCTACGTGGGCATCATCCTGGTGGGCCTGTGGGCGCTGACCGCAATGGGCCTGAACCTGAAGAACCTGGCGCTGCTGGTCAGCGCGCTGTCGGTGGGTATTGGTTTCGGCCTGCAGGCGATCATCCAGAACTTCGTTTCCGGTCTGATCCTGCTGGCCGAGCGGCCGGTGAAGATTGGCGACTGGGTGAAGCTGGGTGACCAGGAAGGCGACATCCGCCGCATCAACGTGCGTTCGACCGAGATCCAGGTGGGTGACAAGTCCACGTTGATCGTGCCGAATTCGGAACTGATCACCAAGACGATCCGCAACATGACGATGGGCAACAACCAGGGCCGGATCCAGATCCAGTTCGCGGTGCCCACCAGTACCGATGTGGCGGGGCTGCGGCAGGCGCTGCTGGATGCCTATGGTGCGCACACGTCGGTGCTGCAGCAGCCGGCGCCGTCGGTGTATATCGACAGCATTGCCGGTGGCCAGATCACGTTCAACAGCTTCGCTTACGTGGCCAGCCCGCGGCAGGTGTACGGCACGCGCAGCGATCTGTATTTCAGCCTGCTGCAGATCCTGGCCGAACGGGATATTCCGCTGTCCACCCCGACCGACATTCACCTGGTACGCGACACACCAGCGGAGTAA
- a CDS encoding lipocalin family protein: MTDLPPLKTVTDLKLPRYLGTWYEIARLPMRHEPEGCTDVSAHYRLLDNGNVGVTNRCRMDGEVEEATGEASAVDNDSARLEVSFLPKGLRWLPFAKGDYWVIQVAPDYSVALVGSPDRNYLWLLSRQPQLDATVRDHYLATAQQQGFDLSELIHTPHTGHPTA, translated from the coding sequence ATGACCGACCTGCCGCCGCTGAAGACCGTTACCGACCTCAAGCTGCCCCGCTACCTGGGCACCTGGTACGAGATCGCCCGCCTGCCCATGCGCCACGAACCCGAGGGCTGCACCGATGTCTCGGCGCACTACCGGCTGCTGGACAACGGCAACGTGGGCGTGACAAACCGCTGCCGCATGGACGGCGAAGTAGAGGAAGCCACCGGTGAAGCCAGCGCCGTGGACAACGACAGCGCGCGCCTGGAAGTCAGCTTCCTGCCCAAGGGGCTGCGCTGGCTGCCGTTCGCCAAGGGCGACTACTGGGTGATCCAGGTCGCCCCGGACTACAGCGTGGCCCTGGTCGGCAGCCCCGACCGCAACTACCTGTGGCTGCTGTCCCGCCAGCCGCAGCTCGATGCCACCGTGCGCGACCATTATCTGGCCACCGCGCAGCAGCAGGGCTTCGATCTGTCCGAACTGATCCACACCCCGCACACCGGCCACCCCACTGCCTGA
- a CDS encoding AarF/UbiB family protein, with translation MNRRSQILRLLMRYRHSGVFSGMNLDAAGSHTDVPPDGNPEQFVSDLEALGPTFVKLGQMLSTRPDMVPVEFATALERMQEKVAAIPVQRIHAIVEQELGAPVNKLFASFDPEPLGCASIAQVHRAVLRDGRQVAVKVQKPEVAAQLRSDLEALRSFALAADHLTQVGRRVRLRDWLNEFAKTLMQELDYHAEAENLARFGRHLKPFRRLWVPQPLWDFSSQRVLTMELATGVRVDAIPGVRRTEQAMDPLAAALIRGYLDQIFVHGEIHADPHPGNLRVTPDGRLAIFDLGMVAHMPPRLRERLLKILFAAVDGRGEEVADDLISISTRLEAFDEERYLRETGQLIARYAANGNFSEGRVVLDMVRIATSCGLRTPPELSLLGKALLNLETVCRLLAPDLDTRRIVERQLQHVMRARLKKSLSAANLASEAMELQQLLRDGPRKLSDIMALLAENRLQMKVTGLEESRLMENLQKIANRVAAGIISAALIMAASLMMKLETGWHVFGYPAIALLLMLIGVVLGLGIVTSALLFDRRARAREERGHR, from the coding sequence ATGAACCGGCGCAGCCAGATCCTGCGCCTGCTGATGCGCTATCGCCATTCCGGCGTGTTTTCCGGCATGAACCTGGATGCGGCGGGCAGCCATACCGACGTGCCGCCCGACGGCAATCCCGAACAGTTCGTCAGCGACCTGGAAGCGCTGGGCCCCACCTTCGTCAAACTGGGGCAGATGCTGTCCACCCGCCCGGACATGGTGCCGGTGGAATTCGCCACCGCGCTGGAGCGCATGCAGGAAAAGGTGGCCGCCATTCCGGTGCAGCGCATCCACGCGATCGTGGAACAGGAGCTGGGCGCACCGGTGAACAAGCTGTTCGCCTCGTTCGACCCGGAACCGCTGGGCTGCGCCTCCATTGCCCAGGTGCATCGCGCCGTGCTGCGCGACGGCCGCCAGGTGGCGGTGAAGGTGCAGAAGCCGGAAGTGGCCGCGCAACTGCGCTCGGACCTGGAAGCGCTGCGCAGCTTCGCCCTGGCCGCCGATCACCTGACCCAGGTGGGCCGCCGCGTGCGCCTGCGCGACTGGTTGAACGAGTTCGCCAAGACCCTGATGCAGGAACTGGATTACCACGCCGAGGCCGAGAACCTGGCGCGCTTCGGTCGTCACCTGAAGCCGTTCCGGCGCCTGTGGGTGCCGCAGCCGCTGTGGGATTTCAGCAGCCAGCGCGTGCTGACCATGGAACTGGCCACTGGCGTGCGCGTGGACGCGATTCCCGGTGTGCGCCGCACCGAACAGGCGATGGACCCGCTGGCCGCCGCGCTGATCCGCGGCTACCTGGACCAGATCTTCGTGCATGGCGAAATCCACGCCGACCCGCACCCGGGCAATCTGCGCGTCACCCCGGATGGGCGCCTGGCCATCTTCGACCTGGGCATGGTGGCGCACATGCCACCGCGGCTGCGCGAGCGCCTGCTGAAGATCCTGTTCGCCGCCGTCGATGGCCGCGGCGAGGAAGTGGCCGACGATCTGATCAGCATCAGCACGCGGCTGGAAGCCTTCGACGAGGAACGCTACCTGCGCGAGACCGGCCAGTTGATCGCGCGCTACGCGGCCAACGGCAATTTCTCCGAAGGCCGCGTGGTGCTGGACATGGTGCGCATCGCCACCTCATGCGGGTTGCGCACACCGCCGGAACTGAGCCTGCTGGGCAAGGCGCTGCTGAACCTGGAAACGGTGTGCCGCCTGCTGGCACCGGACCTGGATACCCGGCGCATCGTCGAACGCCAGCTTCAGCACGTGATGCGTGCGCGCCTGAAGAAGTCGCTTTCGGCTGCCAACCTGGCCAGCGAAGCGATGGAGCTGCAGCAGCTGCTGCGCGACGGGCCGCGCAAGTTGTCGGACATCATGGCGCTTCTGGCCGAGAACCGCCTGCAGATGAAGGTGACCGGGCTGGAAGAATCGCGGCTGATGGAAAACCTGCAGAAGATCGCCAACCGCGTGGCGGCGGGCATCATCAGTGCGGCACTGATCATGGCCGCATCGCTGATGATGAAGCTGGAGACCGGCTGGCATGTGTTCGGCTACCCCGCCATCGCGCTTCTGTTGATGCTGATCGGTGTGGTATTGGGCTTGGGCATCGTTACCAGCGCACTGCTGTTTGATCGCCGTGCACGCGCACGCGAAGAACGCGGGCATCGCTGA
- a CDS encoding PepSY domain-containing protein: MNVFPALSLLLALASAPVAAGPSQDPEQQVARRAVQQGRYVPLESVVRDALKRHAGQLLEVELDDGVYEVEILRADGVVVELDYDARTGKLLKTELDD; the protein is encoded by the coding sequence GTGAACGTCTTCCCTGCCCTGTCCCTGCTGCTGGCCCTGGCCAGCGCCCCCGTTGCCGCCGGGCCCAGCCAGGACCCGGAACAGCAGGTGGCGCGCCGCGCGGTGCAGCAGGGCCGCTATGTGCCGCTGGAGAGCGTGGTGCGTGATGCACTGAAACGCCACGCCGGGCAACTGCTGGAAGTGGAGCTGGACGACGGCGTGTACGAAGTCGAGATCCTGCGTGCCGACGGCGTGGTGGTGGAGCTGGACTATGATGCGCGCACCGGCAAGCTGCTGAAGACGGAGCTGGACGACTGA
- a CDS encoding FAD-dependent oxidoreductase — protein MDLKSGYPWWAVRNGLLHAFPPLQQDLQCDVLVVGGGVTGALIADELCGHGHDVAVIEQRDIGWGSTSASTALLQYEIDTHLLELAEQYGADAATLAYRACAEALPALRDAARGLRGVDFQRMDSLYLASRSRDVPRLMAEGDARRRAGLDARWQTPQRLRERFGVDAGGALLTRQAARVDPYALTYGLLQRLQRRGCGVYDRTVLEALQPGPRGVTARTAAGAVIKARHVVLAMGYATQHWLKPRVARNRSSYAFITDPIDAQLLGPLQQAMVWESARPYLYLRATGEGRLLVGGLDDAIDVPARRDRRVQGKAKQLMKQLLHWFPQLQPTPAFSWAGTFAETADGLPFFGPHAQWGPRVHFAMAYGGNGITYSMIGAGLLRAGLERRRHPLQGLFGFERRA, from the coding sequence ATGGACCTGAAAAGTGGCTACCCGTGGTGGGCGGTGCGCAACGGTCTGCTGCATGCGTTCCCGCCGCTGCAGCAGGACCTGCAGTGCGATGTGCTGGTGGTGGGCGGCGGTGTGACCGGTGCGCTGATCGCCGATGAACTGTGCGGCCATGGCCACGATGTGGCCGTGATCGAGCAGCGCGACATCGGCTGGGGCAGCACCTCGGCCAGCACCGCGCTGCTGCAGTACGAGATCGATACCCATCTGCTGGAACTGGCCGAGCAGTACGGTGCGGACGCGGCCACCCTGGCCTACCGGGCCTGTGCCGAAGCGCTGCCTGCCCTGCGCGACGCCGCCCGCGGCCTGCGTGGCGTGGATTTCCAGCGCATGGACAGCCTGTACCTGGCCAGCCGCAGCCGCGACGTACCGCGCCTGATGGCCGAGGGCGATGCACGCCGCCGCGCCGGCCTGGATGCGCGCTGGCAGACCCCGCAGCGCCTGCGCGAACGCTTTGGCGTGGACGCCGGCGGCGCCTTGCTGACCCGGCAGGCCGCGCGCGTGGACCCGTACGCGCTGACCTATGGGCTGCTGCAGCGCCTGCAGCGGCGCGGCTGCGGTGTGTACGACCGCACCGTGCTGGAGGCCCTGCAGCCCGGCCCACGCGGCGTGACCGCACGCACCGCCGCCGGCGCGGTCATCAAGGCGCGTCATGTGGTGCTGGCCATGGGCTACGCCACCCAGCACTGGCTGAAGCCACGTGTGGCCCGCAACCGCAGCAGCTACGCCTTCATCACCGACCCCATCGATGCGCAGCTGCTGGGTCCCCTGCAGCAGGCCATGGTGTGGGAAAGCGCGCGGCCGTACCTGTACCTGCGTGCCACCGGCGAAGGGCGCTTGCTGGTGGGCGGTCTGGACGATGCCATCGACGTGCCTGCGCGCCGCGACCGCCGCGTGCAGGGCAAGGCCAAGCAGCTGATGAAGCAGCTGCTGCACTGGTTCCCGCAGTTGCAGCCCACCCCGGCGTTCTCGTGGGCGGGCACCTTTGCCGAGACCGCCGACGGCCTGCCGTTCTTCGGCCCGCACGCGCAGTGGGGGCCACGGGTACATTTCGCCATGGCCTACGGTGGTAACGGCATTACCTATTCGATGATCGGCGCCGGCTTGCTGCGCGCCGGGCTGGAGCGGCGGCGGCACCCGCTGCAGGGCCTATTCGGGTTTGAACGGCGGGCGTGA
- a CDS encoding phosphoglycerol transferase I, giving the protein MLWILLLSLLLLAWLFLASDKWVWWKAALFSLLLLSLSAWWLIDKLSGDGLNAATLYHLGADMEGAGVADFKGYIAGFVVLALVSLLPLFATRVKRWRRPGRGAAWFAGFAVVWMATIFISPLARDGQRLYQQLRPVDFARIAPEYQVPTQPLQRPRNVVWIYGESLERTYLDENVFPGLMPNINRLASQSLDVRGLASAEGSGWTIAGLVSSMCGVPLTTSPGDENSMDRMGSFLPKAVCLGDYLKQQGYTNHYLGGANGRFAGKGQFLASHGFDEVHDLDWFKQQKKIGRVHYSPWGVHDDVLLDTAYQRFEQLSRKGEPFMLTTLTMDTHHPAGHLPVACKGQRYDSQYGNINMLNALKCSDRLISQLVQRIQASPYGKDTLIVIASDHLAMPNDLSHILTRQKRENLLLFLGDGIAPRQLTTEAGTTLDSGATLLSLLDPNLKTMGFGRSLIDTDRAPSASVATRRDGGRDYPQYLAFARSLWLGEPTRELKIDGDDQVVVGLQQVQPPVLLEYDKDWALKSVYLENTSRQFDDADPDNTLAYVDRCTAFEDGSADGDWCALLVNRDNGIKLYRDDDLRGGIAVDAPLEAFQGPRPSVRQAHMITQKGRRTRAGQYMLQLVASTRPDRGFWIEAVSSQRKVVLAQQWVQPDADGKINVSFGLDHEVDDLEIRAWLNHAEKLAVDTFALVPSRGRPRG; this is encoded by the coding sequence ATGCTCTGGATTCTGCTGCTGTCGCTGTTGCTGCTGGCCTGGTTGTTCCTCGCGTCCGATAAGTGGGTGTGGTGGAAGGCTGCCTTGTTCTCGCTGCTGCTGCTGTCGCTCAGTGCCTGGTGGCTGATCGACAAGCTCTCCGGCGATGGCCTGAATGCGGCCACCCTGTACCACCTGGGTGCCGACATGGAAGGCGCCGGCGTAGCCGACTTCAAGGGCTATATCGCTGGCTTCGTGGTGCTGGCACTGGTGTCGCTGCTGCCGCTGTTCGCCACCCGGGTGAAGCGCTGGCGCCGCCCCGGCCGTGGCGCAGCCTGGTTCGCAGGCTTCGCCGTGGTGTGGATGGCAACGATCTTCATCAGCCCGCTGGCGCGCGATGGCCAACGTCTGTACCAGCAGTTGCGCCCGGTCGATTTCGCGCGCATCGCCCCCGAATACCAGGTGCCCACGCAGCCGCTGCAGCGCCCGCGCAACGTGGTCTGGATCTACGGCGAGAGCCTGGAACGCACCTACCTGGACGAGAACGTGTTCCCGGGGCTGATGCCCAACATCAATCGCCTTGCCAGCCAGTCGCTGGATGTGCGCGGCCTTGCCTCGGCCGAAGGCAGCGGCTGGACCATTGCCGGCCTGGTGTCGTCGATGTGCGGCGTGCCGCTGACCACCTCGCCCGGTGACGAAAACAGCATGGACCGCATGGGCAGCTTCCTGCCCAAGGCCGTGTGCCTGGGCGATTACCTGAAGCAGCAGGGCTACACCAACCACTACCTGGGCGGTGCCAACGGCCGCTTCGCCGGCAAGGGCCAGTTCCTGGCCAGCCACGGCTTCGACGAAGTACACGATCTGGACTGGTTCAAGCAGCAGAAGAAGATCGGCCGCGTGCATTACTCGCCGTGGGGCGTGCATGACGACGTGCTGCTGGATACCGCCTACCAGCGTTTCGAACAGCTCTCGCGCAAGGGCGAGCCTTTCATGCTGACCACGCTGACCATGGATACCCATCACCCGGCCGGGCACCTGCCGGTGGCCTGCAAGGGCCAGCGTTACGACAGCCAGTACGGCAACATCAACATGCTCAATGCGCTCAAGTGCAGCGACCGGTTGATCTCGCAGCTGGTGCAGCGCATCCAAGCCAGTCCGTACGGCAAGGACACGCTGATCGTGATCGCCTCCGATCACCTGGCCATGCCCAACGACCTGAGCCACATCCTGACCCGGCAGAAGCGCGAGAACCTGCTGCTGTTCCTGGGCGATGGCATTGCCCCGCGCCAGCTGACCACCGAGGCCGGCACCACGCTGGATTCGGGCGCCACCCTGCTCAGCCTGCTGGACCCGAACCTGAAGACCATGGGCTTTGGCCGCTCGCTGATCGACACCGACCGCGCGCCGAGCGCCAGCGTAGCCACCCGCCGCGATGGCGGCCGCGATTACCCGCAGTACCTGGCCTTCGCCCGTTCGTTGTGGCTGGGCGAGCCAACCCGCGAACTGAAGATCGATGGCGATGACCAGGTGGTGGTGGGTCTGCAGCAGGTGCAGCCGCCGGTGCTGCTGGAGTACGACAAGGACTGGGCGCTGAAATCGGTGTACCTGGAAAACACCTCGCGCCAGTTCGACGATGCCGACCCGGACAACACCCTGGCCTACGTGGACCGCTGCACGGCGTTCGAGGACGGTTCGGCCGACGGCGACTGGTGCGCGCTGCTGGTGAACCGCGACAACGGCATCAAGCTGTACCGCGACGACGATCTGCGCGGTGGCATTGCCGTGGACGCGCCGCTGGAAGCCTTCCAGGGGCCGCGCCCCAGCGTGCGCCAGGCGCACATGATCACCCAGAAGGGCCGCCGCACCCGCGCCGGCCAGTACATGCTGCAGCTGGTGGCCAGCACGCGCCCGGACCGTGGTTTCTGGATCGAAGCGGTGTCGTCGCAGCGCAAGGTGGTGCTGGCCCAGCAGTGGGTGCAGCCTGATGCCGACGGCAAGATCAACGTCTCGTTCGGTCTGGACCACGAAGTGGACGATCTGGAGATCCGCGCGTGGTTGAACCATGCCGAGAAGCTGGCCGTGGATACCTTCGCCCTGGTGCCCTCGCGCGGCAGACCGCGGGGGTAA
- a CDS encoding response regulator transcription factor, translated as MRILLAEDDEALAHRLQPLLEQAGYVVQVVADGRQAEEIGQIEDLQAAIVDLGLPGLDGLSVIERWRSNGRAFPVLVLTARGRWHDKLAGFDAGADDYLTKPFQADELILRLRALIRRSHGHASPRLQCGPLQLDVNAGRFELDGEALALSPQEFRLLSCFIHHSGQVIGRDRLGEHVFDGGLDPDSNALDVLLGRVRRKLGVDLIQTVRGQGWRLAPP; from the coding sequence ATGCGCATCCTGCTGGCCGAGGACGATGAGGCCCTGGCACACCGCCTGCAGCCGCTGCTGGAACAGGCCGGCTACGTGGTGCAGGTGGTGGCCGATGGCCGCCAGGCCGAAGAGATCGGGCAGATCGAAGATCTGCAGGCCGCCATCGTCGATCTGGGCCTGCCCGGCCTGGACGGTCTGAGCGTGATCGAACGCTGGCGCAGCAACGGCCGCGCGTTTCCGGTGCTGGTGCTGACCGCGCGCGGGCGCTGGCACGACAAGCTGGCCGGGTTCGACGCCGGTGCCGACGACTACCTGACCAAACCCTTCCAGGCCGACGAACTGATCCTGCGCCTGCGGGCGCTGATCCGCCGCAGCCACGGCCACGCCAGCCCGCGCCTGCAGTGCGGCCCGCTGCAGCTGGACGTCAATGCCGGGCGCTTCGAGCTGGACGGTGAGGCGCTGGCGCTGAGCCCGCAGGAATTCCGTCTGCTGAGCTGCTTCATCCACCACAGCGGCCAGGTGATCGGCCGCGACCGCCTGGGCGAACACGTGTTCGACGGCGGGCTGGACCCCGATTCCAACGCGCTGGACGTGCTGCTGGGCCGGGTGCGGCGCAAGCTGGGGGTGGATTTGATCCAGACCGTGCGCGGCCAGGGCTGGCGGCTGGCCCCGCCGTGA
- a CDS encoding sensor histidine kinase encodes MSAQPSLRRRLLLAGGVGLLLVSVLASALLGELYQRSARDRLDQELQQDMLTLLAQAEIGADGQLHLRQEPNDARFQRVFSGAYWQVADEAGTVLLQSRSLWDETLPVAGNGPATRDLPGPLQQSLRARVQQVRLPRASGPYLAVVATDRSALDADVATFRQRTAIALAILVAAWLAVLASQVHFGLRPLQRLGAQLERVRRGQAQQIDTTGLGAEIAPLGEELNTLLDHQQRMVARARTSAQDLAHALKTPLSVLAAEADGDGHDWRRTLREQGARMQASVDRYLAAGISADHRQRTEVEPAAQALCGLMARVHGDRGVTFVAEAMAPALRFAGAGEDLEEMLGNLLDNAGKWATQQVRVTAVAEDGQLRIDVRDDGPGLTAEALARVTERGVRLDERAGSSGLGLAIVGDIAASYGGRLALQNAQPGLRATLWLPAG; translated from the coding sequence GTGAGCGCGCAGCCCTCGCTGCGCCGCCGCCTGCTGCTGGCCGGCGGCGTGGGCCTGCTGCTGGTGTCGGTGCTGGCCAGCGCGCTGCTGGGCGAGCTGTACCAGCGCAGCGCGCGCGACCGGCTGGACCAGGAACTGCAGCAGGACATGCTGACCCTGCTGGCGCAGGCAGAAATCGGCGCCGACGGCCAACTGCACCTGCGCCAGGAACCCAACGATGCGCGCTTCCAGCGGGTGTTTTCCGGCGCCTACTGGCAGGTGGCCGATGAAGCCGGCACGGTGCTGCTGCAGTCGCGCTCGCTGTGGGACGAAACGCTGCCGGTTGCCGGCAACGGCCCGGCCACGCGCGACCTGCCCGGGCCGTTGCAGCAGTCGCTGCGCGCACGCGTGCAGCAGGTGCGGCTGCCGCGCGCCAGTGGCCCGTACCTGGCCGTGGTGGCCACCGATCGCAGCGCACTGGACGCCGACGTGGCGACCTTCCGCCAGCGCACGGCCATCGCACTGGCCATCCTGGTGGCGGCGTGGCTGGCCGTGCTGGCCAGCCAAGTGCACTTCGGCCTGCGCCCGCTGCAGCGGCTGGGCGCGCAACTGGAACGCGTGCGCCGCGGCCAGGCGCAGCAGATCGATACCACCGGCCTGGGTGCGGAGATCGCGCCGCTGGGCGAAGAACTGAACACCCTGCTGGACCACCAGCAACGCATGGTGGCGCGCGCGCGCACCAGCGCGCAGGATCTGGCGCACGCACTGAAGACACCGCTGAGCGTGCTGGCAGCCGAAGCGGACGGCGACGGCCACGACTGGCGCCGCACCCTGCGCGAACAGGGCGCACGCATGCAGGCCAGCGTGGACCGCTACCTGGCCGCGGGCATCAGTGCCGACCACCGCCAACGCACCGAGGTGGAACCGGCGGCGCAGGCGCTGTGCGGCCTGATGGCGCGCGTACACGGGGACCGTGGGGTGACCTTCGTTGCAGAGGCGATGGCACCGGCACTGCGCTTCGCAGGAGCGGGCGAAGACCTGGAAGAAATGCTGGGCAACCTGCTGGACAACGCGGGCAAGTGGGCCACGCAGCAGGTGCGCGTTACCGCGGTGGCCGAAGACGGGCAGCTGCGCATCGACGTACGCGACGACGGCCCGGGCTTGACCGCCGAGGCGCTGGCGCGGGTGACCGAGCGCGGCGTGCGCCTGGATGAGCGCGCCGGCAGCAGCGGCCTGGGGCTGGCGATCGTGGGCGATATTGCCGCCAGTTATGGCGGGCGATTGGCGTTGCAGAACGCACAGCCGGGGTTGCGGGCCACGTTGTGGTTGCCGGCGGGGTAA
- a CDS encoding PepSY domain-containing protein, translating into MLKSLALATVAALALAPAAQAAPLGIAQVEQTLRKAGYTQIHEIERDDGLWEADVSRADGRFSEVYVDPKTGEIFDEHNGRALLGTEQVLAKAQAQGLREIHSLERDGATWSLEARNARNQKVEVRMSGYDGRILHSERDGWLD; encoded by the coding sequence ATGCTGAAGTCCCTCGCCCTGGCCACCGTGGCCGCACTCGCCCTGGCCCCCGCCGCACAGGCCGCCCCGCTGGGCATCGCCCAGGTGGAACAGACCCTGCGCAAGGCCGGCTACACCCAGATTCACGAGATCGAGCGCGATGACGGCCTGTGGGAGGCCGACGTCAGCCGCGCCGATGGCCGTTTCAGCGAGGTCTACGTGGACCCCAAGACCGGTGAGATCTTCGATGAGCACAACGGCCGCGCGCTGCTGGGCACCGAACAGGTGCTGGCCAAGGCGCAGGCGCAGGGTCTGCGCGAAATCCATTCGCTGGAACGTGATGGCGCGACCTGGTCGCTGGAAGCGCGCAATGCCCGCAACCAGAAGGTGGAAGTGCGCATGAGCGGTTACGACGGCCGCATCCTGCACAGCGAGCGCGACGGCTGGCTGGATTGA